Proteins from a genomic interval of Polyodon spathula isolate WHYD16114869_AA chromosome 1, ASM1765450v1, whole genome shotgun sequence:
- the rorb gene encoding nuclear receptor ROR-beta, translating to MRAQIEVIPCKICGDKSSGIHYGVITCEGCKGFFRRSQQNNASYSCPRQRNCLIDRTNRNRCQHCRLQKCLALGMSRDAVKFGRMSKKQRDSLYAEVQKHQQRLQEQLQQQNGEAEALARVYTSSISNGLSNLNNEIGGTYSNGHIIDLPKTEGGNPYYSVDSTQPSPDQSGIDMVGIKQIKQEPIYDLTPVPNLFTYSSFTDGQLAPGVTMTELDRIAQNIIKSHLETCQYTVEELQQLAWQTHTYEDIKMYQNKTREVLWQQCAIQITHAIQYVVEFAKRITGFMDLCQNDQILLLKSGCLEVVLVRMCRAFNPLNNTVLFEGKYGGMQMFKALGSDDLVSAAFDFAKSLCSLQLTEEEIALFSAAVLISPDRPWLMEPRKVQKLQEKIYFALQHVMQKNHLDDDTLAKLIARIPTLSALCNLHTEELQAFKQLHPETVNMLFPPLYKELFNPDSSACSK from the exons CACAAATTGAAGTGATACCTTGCAAAATCTGTGGAGATAAATCCTCTGGAATTCATTATGGTGTTATAACATGTGAAGGCTGTAAG GGTTTCTTTCGGAGGAGTCAACAGAATAATGCCTCATACTCCTGCCCACGACAGAGGAATTGTTTAATTGACAGAACAAATAGAAACCGTTGCCAGCATTGCCGACTGCAGAAGTGTCTTGCCCTCGGAATGTCTCGAGATG CTGTGAAATTTGGAAGAATGTCTAAGAAGCAGCGGGACAGCCTGTACGCAGAGGTGCAGAAACACCAGCAGAGGCTGcaggagcagctgcagcagcagaacGGGGAAGCGGAGGCCCTGGCACGCGTCTACACCAGCAGCATCAGCAATGGCCTCAGCAACCTTAACAATGAAATCGGAGGCACTTATTCCAATGGACACATAATCGACCTGCCAAAAACAGAGGGGGGCAACCCCTACTACAGCGTTGATTCCACTCAGCCCTCCCCGGATCAGTCTGGAATAGACATGGTTGGAATCAAGCAAATCAAACAGGAGCCCATTTATGACCTGACGCCTGTACCAAACTTGTTTACATACAGCTCCTTTACAGATGGTCAGCTAGCCCCTGGAGTAACAATGACCGAGTTAG ATCGAATTGCACAGAATATTATTAAGTCCCATTTGGAGACATGCCAGTACACTGTGGAGGAGCTGCAGCAGCTGGCATGGCAGACGCACACATATGAAGAcataaaaatgtatcaaaataaG ACACGGGAAGTGTTATGGCAGCAATGTGCAATCCAGATCACACATGCCATTCAGTATGTGGTAGAATTTGCCAAGCGGATAACAGGGTTTATGGATCTATGTCAGAATGATCAAATTCTTCTCCTTAAATCAG GTTGTTTGGAAGTGGTGTTGGTGAGAATGTGCCGTGCCTTCAATCCACTGAACAACACTGTACTCTTCGAGGGAAAATATGGAGGAATGCAGATGTTTAAAGCACTAG GTTCAGATGATCTTGTCAGTGCAGCCTTTGACTTTGCAAAGAGTTTGTGCTCTCTTCAGCTTACCGAAGAGGAAATCGCTTTGTTCTCAGCAGCTGTGCTGATATCACCAG ATCGACCCTGGCTGATGGAACCCAGGAAAGTTCAAAAGCTGCAAGAGAAGATTTACTTTGCACTACAGCATGTGATGCAGAAGAATCACTTAGATGATGACACACTGGCAAAA ctgATTGCTAGGATCCCAACATTATCAGCACTTTGtaatctacacacagaggaacTCCAGGCGTTTAAACAGTTACACCCTGAAACCGTCAACATGCTCTTTCCTCCCCTGTACAAGGAACTCTTTAACCCGGACTCTTCAGCGTGCTCCAAGTGA